One Cicer arietinum cultivar CDC Frontier isolate Library 1 chromosome 8, Cicar.CDCFrontier_v2.0, whole genome shotgun sequence DNA segment encodes these proteins:
- the LOC101510017 gene encoding lachrymatory-factor synthase-like, producing MDPIQQSKEKWKGKAKTKLQGCKVEQIWPLLEDFFGLDKWFPSLSTCIPLEGISGKPGCIRFCAGFKTPIDEHDKQTLNWTKQKLLSIDPIQRVFSYSIVDGNVGFHSYVSTLKVVSKDEGCEIEWLYEVEPVEGWKLEYLDYFISYGLDVMAQRMQEALKTMEDALGA from the coding sequence atggaTCCTATTCAACAATCAAAAGAAAAGTGGAAGGGCAAAGccaaaacaaaattacaagGATGCAAAGTAGAACAAATATGGCCACTTTTAGAGGATTTTTTTGGCCTAGACAAATGGTTTCCAAGTCTCTCTACATGCATTCCTCTTGAAGGAATATCAGGTAAACCAGGTTGTATTCGATTTTGTGCAGGTTTCAAGACTCCAATAGATGAACATGACAAACAAACTTTGAATTGGACTAAGCAAAAACTTCTTTCAATTGATCCAATTCAAAGGGTATTTAGCTATTCAATTGTAGATGGAAATGTTGGATTTCATTCCTATGTTTCAACTCTTAAGGTTGTGTCAAAAGATGAAGGTTGTGAGATTGAGTGGTTATATGAAGTTGAACCTGTTGAAGGTTGGAAATTAGAGTatcttgattattttattagttatggTTTGGATGTGATGGCTCAAAGAATGCAAGAAGCTTTGAAGACTATGGAAGATGCACTTGGAGCTTAA